In Chlamydia serpentis, the following are encoded in one genomic region:
- the lipA gene encoding lipoyl synthase: MKSRATLTINQSTVRKKLPSRFPKWLQRPLPSGPIFDATDATIKRSGMPTVCEEALCPNRAECWSRKTATYLALGDVCTRRCGFCNIGFSKCPPSLDPTEPDRIASSAKELNLKHVVITMVARDDLKDGGAQALTKIIQKLREELPEATTEVLASDFQGNVSALHTLLDSGITIYNHNIETTKRLSPLVRHKATYSRSMFMLEQAAQYLPNLKIKSGIMVGLGEAEAEVKQTLKDLASAGVRIVTIGQYLRPSHRHIPVKSYVTPETFDYYRQIGESMGLFVYSGPFVRSSFNADLVLSSLQHEKSA; the protein is encoded by the coding sequence ATGAAATCTAGGGCCACTTTAACTATAAATCAATCAACAGTTCGAAAAAAACTTCCTAGCCGCTTCCCGAAGTGGCTACAAAGGCCATTACCTTCGGGTCCAATATTTGATGCTACTGATGCCACAATAAAACGCTCGGGAATGCCAACAGTATGTGAGGAAGCACTCTGTCCTAATAGAGCTGAATGTTGGTCTCGTAAAACAGCTACATACTTAGCCCTTGGAGATGTCTGTACTCGACGTTGTGGTTTCTGCAATATTGGGTTTTCTAAATGTCCGCCCTCTTTAGATCCTACAGAACCAGATCGTATTGCTTCCTCTGCTAAAGAGTTGAATCTCAAACATGTTGTGATCACTATGGTTGCCCGTGATGACCTCAAGGATGGTGGGGCACAAGCCCTAACTAAGATAATTCAAAAATTACGCGAAGAACTCCCTGAAGCTACTACTGAAGTTCTCGCCTCTGATTTTCAAGGTAATGTTTCAGCTCTTCATACCCTTTTAGATTCCGGAATTACTATTTACAACCACAATATCGAAACTACAAAGCGACTCTCTCCTCTAGTACGACATAAAGCCACCTATTCAAGGTCTATGTTTATGTTAGAACAGGCTGCACAATATCTTCCTAATCTCAAAATCAAATCTGGTATTATGGTAGGATTGGGTGAAGCAGAAGCAGAAGTCAAGCAAACGCTCAAAGATTTAGCCTCAGCAGGTGTTCGGATTGTTACGATTGGTCAATACCTACGTCCCTCTCATAGGCATATCCCGGTTAAAAGTTATGTTACACCAGAAACTTTTGACTATTATCGCCAAATCGGAGAATCAATGGGTCTTTTTGTCTATTCGGGACCCTTTGTACGATCTAGCTTCAATGCTGATTTAGTCCTTTCCTCTCTGCAGCACGAAAAATCAGCATAA
- the lpdA gene encoding dihydrolipoyl dehydrogenase — MIQEFDCVVIGAGPGGYVAAITAAQSGLRTALVEESQAGGTCLNRGCIPSKALIAGANLVSQINDAERFGIHIDGYTINYPAMAQRKNTVVQGIRQGLEGLIRGNKITILKGKGSLTSSTEIKIVGEDTTVVKANQIVLATGSEPRPFPGVPFSSRILSSTGILDLTVLPKKLAIIGGGVIGCEFASLFHTLGVEIAIIEALDHILAINNSDISKAVTDKFKKVGIKVLTQASISSIEETQNQVHITINGQVENFDYALVAIGRQFNTASIGLDNAGVIRDDRGIIPVDETMRTNIPNIYAIGDITGKWLLAHVASHQGIIAGKNIAGYHETMDYSAVPSVIFTNPEVAMVGLSLQAAQQQNLPAKLTKFPFKAIGKAVALGEADGFAAIVSHEVTQQILGAYVIGPHASSLIGEMTLAIRNELTLPCVYETIHAHPTLAEIWAESALLANNHPLHLPPKS, encoded by the coding sequence ATGATCCAAGAGTTTGACTGTGTTGTTATTGGCGCGGGACCTGGAGGGTATGTTGCCGCAATCACTGCTGCGCAATCAGGATTACGTACAGCTCTTGTTGAAGAGAGCCAGGCTGGAGGCACCTGCCTAAATCGTGGATGTATTCCTTCAAAAGCACTTATTGCTGGAGCAAATCTTGTCTCTCAGATTAACGATGCAGAGCGGTTTGGTATTCATATTGACGGTTATACAATCAATTATCCTGCCATGGCGCAAAGAAAGAATACTGTTGTTCAAGGAATCCGCCAAGGTTTAGAAGGGTTAATCCGCGGTAACAAAATTACTATTTTAAAAGGCAAAGGATCTCTAACATCATCTACGGAAATTAAAATTGTTGGAGAAGACACAACCGTAGTTAAAGCCAACCAAATTGTTCTAGCTACGGGATCGGAACCTCGTCCTTTTCCAGGTGTCCCCTTTTCATCTAGAATCTTAAGTTCGACAGGAATCTTAGATCTGACAGTTCTACCTAAAAAGCTCGCTATTATTGGTGGCGGCGTTATCGGTTGTGAATTCGCTTCCCTATTTCATACTCTAGGAGTTGAGATTGCTATTATAGAAGCTCTGGATCATATCCTGGCAATTAATAACTCCGATATTTCTAAAGCTGTAACCGATAAATTTAAAAAAGTGGGAATTAAGGTTCTCACACAAGCATCTATCTCTTCGATAGAGGAGACTCAAAATCAGGTCCATATAACTATTAATGGACAAGTGGAAAATTTTGATTATGCTTTAGTAGCAATCGGTCGACAATTTAATACAGCAAGCATAGGTCTTGATAATGCCGGGGTTATCCGTGATGATCGAGGTATTATTCCTGTTGATGAAACCATGCGCACAAATATTCCTAATATCTATGCTATTGGAGATATTACAGGAAAATGGCTACTTGCTCATGTAGCTTCCCACCAAGGGATTATCGCAGGGAAAAATATTGCAGGGTATCACGAAACTATGGATTACTCAGCAGTACCCTCTGTGATCTTCACTAATCCGGAAGTTGCGATGGTCGGTCTATCTTTACAAGCAGCTCAACAACAAAATCTTCCTGCTAAACTGACCAAATTTCCTTTCAAAGCGATTGGGAAAGCTGTTGCTCTAGGAGAGGCGGATGGTTTTGCTGCGATTGTCAGCCATGAGGTTACCCAGCAAATTCTTGGAGCCTATGTTATCGGACCTCATGCATCCTCTTTAATTGGAGAGATGACACTGGCAATCCGTAATGAACTGACTTTGCCCTGTGTATATGAAACAATCCACGCACATCCCACACTTGCTGAAATTTGGGCTGAAAGCGCTTTACTAGCCAACAATCATCCTTTACATCTTCCTCCTAAGTCATGA
- a CDS encoding DEAD/DEAH box helicase, protein MVLEALAIFQQDAMQHLLKHRQEIIVDFSEDSYTIRIPDEDAPEGYWLSTLKFQDIDKLTFASCSCPDGECCVHLMTAYFAVYDSSGLRPLHYKFYHSFWYIIFSHFFLESISLQALGEMIYTLESSKISLEIMCLSEETFQEWLRIIHASEEPKISTKKTFSQATLYRIAKKFFFFNEEGAEVIVEENSQGFPSHFSLQWKGLVFKAEVLDFSTLETIFPKLEFAHTSLNNLSRDIDITNVTVLPDKAKVNFRLSPVVSKKDIADHPITKVGSIRYVSKLKAIVPSSQEIALSIYAIPLLNDKIKEHLLPLLCYDSLEYRLRYDIRLLRDASFMFSAYLTTPGDLDNGSLIYPNYCYSPTKGLIQISGMLLPKQSFIIKSEQVEGFLNEMGHLIQEPGFQVFINERPQGHLTYNVTEQGVLLFHYDVGDPTCIEIRFGTWTYYTQQGFFLQKKNDLPIQDGLIVEPKDVAGFIITNDAALRRVPGFFSACPNLKDLLMEVHKEAHGKGLELKPIFVGIEESHCRLFGVFLYRESIGFSLIPSPLQGLCSLPRTIPPEHVPQFLTQYAQHDRIVFSDPETCPPQNYELIIKSIQRPHPASPLHLQLELKTDLGSIPIGVALQGLKSKLSYLFTKAGFLDLKQNLFQFLQQFLSTQKCVLTENIVIATITDIFKLDALAPLSITEDTVASPEDLLFFSQLKAACLPPIPQNLFSSDHKLRPYQNSGLLWLWFLYNHRLSGLLCDEMGLGKTHQATALLDIVFQSSQESARPKFLIVCPTSVLPHWEHILSNHLPGVSIFAFHGPNKPNSLPPADILITSYGTLRQNYDKFYKIAFTIVVFDEIHMAKNKSSQIHKILCRIDAQMKLGLTGTPIENNLLEFKGLLDIILPNYLPSDALFKKLFTKRCSSEELEEIIPSQDLLLKLTRPFILRRTKKLVLPELPDKVESIISCSLSPDQEKLYVATLKREKGHIQQLEVLEEPNTNFLHIFALLNHLKQICDHPAVFFKDPDQYKNYESGKWNAFTKLLKESLNSGYKVVVFSQYIHMIRIITLYLEEIGVKYASIQGKSLNRKEAIETFTTDPECQVFVGSLLAAGTGINLTAGNVVIMYDRWWNPAKENQALDRVHRIGQKNTVFIYKLITEDTLEERIHYLIEKKIRLLDKVIASQDSNILHMLNREDLITILSYKDERGISDSEGAPLDDETSIQLPPDEP, encoded by the coding sequence ATGGTTTTAGAAGCATTAGCAATCTTTCAACAGGATGCAATGCAACATCTCCTTAAGCACCGTCAGGAGATCATTGTAGACTTCTCTGAGGATAGTTACACCATCCGAATTCCTGATGAAGATGCTCCGGAAGGTTATTGGTTAAGCACCTTAAAGTTTCAGGATATTGATAAACTAACTTTTGCTTCTTGTAGTTGTCCTGATGGTGAGTGCTGTGTGCACCTTATGACTGCGTATTTCGCGGTATATGATAGTTCAGGACTGCGTCCTCTACACTACAAATTTTATCATTCCTTTTGGTATATCATTTTTTCTCACTTTTTCCTAGAGTCCATTTCACTGCAAGCTCTAGGAGAGATGATCTATACTCTAGAGTCTTCCAAAATTAGCCTAGAGATCATGTGCTTGTCTGAAGAGACATTCCAAGAGTGGCTTCGGATCATTCATGCTTCTGAAGAGCCTAAGATATCTACAAAAAAAACATTTTCACAAGCAACTCTTTATCGCATTGCTAAAAAATTCTTTTTCTTTAATGAAGAAGGGGCAGAAGTTATAGTCGAAGAGAATTCTCAGGGCTTTCCCTCTCACTTTTCCTTACAATGGAAAGGTCTTGTTTTCAAAGCAGAAGTCCTAGATTTTTCTACATTAGAAACGATATTTCCTAAACTTGAATTTGCTCACACTTCTTTAAACAATCTAAGTCGTGATATTGATATCACAAATGTGACGGTCCTTCCAGACAAAGCGAAAGTCAATTTCAGACTAAGTCCTGTCGTCAGTAAAAAAGACATAGCAGATCATCCGATAACTAAAGTAGGCTCTATAAGGTACGTTTCGAAATTGAAAGCAATTGTCCCAAGCTCGCAAGAAATTGCTCTTTCGATTTATGCAATCCCTTTGCTTAATGACAAAATCAAGGAACATCTACTCCCCTTACTATGCTATGACTCCTTAGAATATCGATTACGCTATGATATCCGACTTTTACGCGATGCCTCCTTCATGTTTTCTGCTTATCTCACGACTCCTGGAGATTTAGACAACGGAAGTTTAATTTACCCTAATTACTGTTATAGTCCTACGAAAGGTCTGATTCAAATTTCAGGTATGTTGCTTCCAAAACAGTCGTTTATCATTAAGTCTGAACAAGTTGAAGGCTTTTTAAATGAAATGGGTCACTTGATTCAAGAGCCTGGATTCCAAGTATTTATAAATGAACGTCCACAAGGACATCTTACTTATAACGTTACAGAACAAGGTGTTTTATTATTTCACTATGATGTAGGAGATCCTACATGCATAGAAATACGTTTTGGTACCTGGACATACTACACACAGCAAGGGTTCTTTCTACAAAAAAAAAATGATCTTCCTATTCAAGATGGCCTGATTGTAGAACCCAAAGATGTCGCTGGATTCATTATAACAAATGATGCAGCGCTAAGACGCGTTCCTGGATTTTTTTCAGCTTGTCCAAATTTAAAAGACCTGCTTATGGAAGTTCATAAGGAAGCTCATGGGAAAGGACTGGAGTTAAAACCTATTTTTGTTGGGATAGAGGAAAGTCATTGTCGGCTATTTGGTGTGTTTCTTTATCGTGAAAGTATAGGATTTTCTTTGATCCCATCCCCCCTACAAGGACTATGCTCTCTCCCTAGAACAATTCCCCCTGAACATGTTCCTCAATTTCTTACACAATATGCGCAACATGACCGCATTGTATTCTCAGATCCAGAGACATGCCCTCCACAAAACTATGAACTAATAATCAAGTCTATTCAACGTCCTCATCCTGCATCTCCTCTACATTTGCAACTAGAGCTAAAAACAGATCTCGGATCTATTCCCATAGGCGTTGCTTTACAAGGATTGAAAAGCAAGCTTTCATACTTATTTACAAAAGCTGGATTTTTAGATCTAAAACAAAACCTTTTTCAATTTTTGCAACAATTCCTATCTACACAGAAATGTGTGCTTACTGAAAACATCGTCATAGCAACCATTACTGATATTTTCAAGTTAGATGCCTTAGCTCCATTATCCATAACTGAAGATACTGTAGCCAGTCCTGAAGACCTGCTGTTTTTTTCACAATTAAAAGCAGCATGCCTACCCCCGATCCCACAAAATCTGTTTTCCTCTGATCATAAACTCCGTCCCTATCAAAATAGTGGTTTGCTCTGGTTATGGTTTCTATACAACCACAGGTTATCAGGACTTCTTTGTGATGAAATGGGACTAGGGAAGACACACCAAGCTACAGCTTTACTCGATATCGTATTCCAGTCCTCACAAGAATCAGCGCGCCCTAAATTCCTTATTGTATGTCCAACAAGTGTATTACCCCACTGGGAGCATATTCTCAGTAATCATCTTCCAGGGGTAAGTATCTTTGCCTTTCATGGACCAAATAAACCTAATTCCTTACCTCCTGCAGATATCCTGATCACTTCTTACGGCACCCTAAGGCAAAACTATGATAAATTTTACAAAATAGCATTCACAATTGTTGTCTTTGATGAGATCCATATGGCTAAAAATAAGAGTAGCCAAATTCACAAAATTCTTTGTCGTATAGATGCTCAAATGAAACTCGGTCTTACAGGAACTCCAATAGAGAACAATCTGCTAGAATTCAAAGGACTTCTGGATATTATCTTACCGAACTACCTTCCTTCTGACGCTTTATTTAAAAAGTTATTTACAAAACGATGCAGTTCTGAAGAACTTGAAGAAATTATTCCCTCCCAGGATCTTTTATTAAAACTGACTCGTCCTTTTATCCTCCGCAGAACAAAAAAATTGGTACTTCCTGAGCTTCCAGATAAAGTAGAGTCTATCATTTCCTGCTCACTATCTCCCGATCAGGAAAAATTATACGTAGCTACCTTAAAAAGAGAGAAAGGTCATATCCAACAACTTGAAGTTTTAGAAGAGCCTAATACCAATTTTCTACATATTTTTGCTCTTCTCAATCATCTCAAGCAAATTTGCGACCACCCAGCGGTGTTTTTCAAAGACCCAGATCAATATAAAAACTACGAATCTGGAAAATGGAATGCATTTACTAAACTTCTTAAAGAATCCTTAAATTCTGGTTACAAGGTTGTAGTCTTTTCACAATACATCCATATGATCCGTATTATCACACTTTATCTTGAAGAAATTGGTGTGAAATATGCTTCAATTCAGGGGAAGTCCCTGAATCGTAAGGAAGCAATTGAGACATTCACTACTGATCCTGAATGTCAGGTATTTGTTGGCTCTCTACTTGCTGCAGGAACAGGAATTAATTTGACTGCAGGCAATGTAGTCATCATGTATGACCGCTGGTGGAATCCTGCTAAAGAAAACCAAGCTCTAGATCGTGTGCATCGGATCGGGCAAAAAAATACAGTTTTTATCTATAAGCTTATTACTGAAGATACCCTTGAAGAACGGATCCATTATCTGATCGAGAAAAAGATTCGTCTCTTGGATAAAGTAATCGCCTCTCAAGATTCTAATATCCTACATATGTTGAATCGCGAGGATCTTATAACGATATTGTCCTATAAAGATGAGCGTGGAATTAGCGATAGTGAGGGAGCTCCTTTAGACGACGAAACGTCGATTCAGTTACCTCCTGATGAGCCTTAG